Proteins co-encoded in one Kribbella qitaiheensis genomic window:
- a CDS encoding cupin domain-containing protein has product MTESLSITKTIASLPGPWQQRQLAAVNESVVRVARLHGEFPWHHHDEEELFLCWDGTFRIELEDEEAVQLGPGDLYVVRAGVRHRPVADEPAHVLLFEHPETAQYGVQQSS; this is encoded by the coding sequence ATGACTGAATCCCTGTCGATCACCAAGACCATCGCCTCACTGCCCGGCCCTTGGCAGCAACGTCAACTCGCGGCCGTGAACGAGTCGGTGGTGCGGGTCGCCCGACTTCATGGCGAATTTCCCTGGCACCACCACGACGAGGAAGAGCTGTTCCTCTGCTGGGACGGTACCTTCCGAATCGAGCTAGAGGATGAGGAGGCCGTTCAGCTCGGGCCGGGCGACCTGTACGTCGTGCGGGCGGGTGTCCGGCACCGACCGGTCGCTGACGAGCCCGCGCACGTTCTTCTCTTCGAACACCCCGAGACAGCGCAGTACGGCGTTCAGCAGTCGTCATGA
- a CDS encoding SRPBCC family protein, whose product MSENECLINASVEDVFAVLTDGWSYASWVVGASRIRDVEPGWPQPGHSIHHSVGAWPLLINDSTTIEQHDPLRYLRLRVRAWPTGEGIVEFEATDQGGRCHLVMRERAAKGPATLIPDAVADPILHLRNAETLERLALLAEGRNA is encoded by the coding sequence ATGAGCGAGAACGAGTGCCTGATCAACGCCTCTGTCGAGGACGTCTTCGCCGTACTCACCGACGGCTGGAGCTACGCGTCCTGGGTCGTGGGCGCGTCCCGGATCCGCGATGTCGAGCCCGGCTGGCCACAGCCCGGGCACAGCATCCATCACTCCGTCGGAGCCTGGCCGCTGCTCATCAACGACAGCACCACCATCGAGCAGCACGACCCACTGCGCTATCTCCGGCTCAGGGTCCGTGCCTGGCCGACCGGCGAAGGAATAGTCGAGTTCGAGGCGACCGACCAGGGCGGCCGCTGCCACCTCGTCATGCGCGAACGTGCCGCCAAGGGACCGGCCACCCTGATCCCGGACGCCGTAGCCGACCCGATCCTGCACCTCCGCAACGCGGAAACCCTCGAACGACTGGCCCTCCTCGCCGAAGGTCGCAACGCCTAG
- a CDS encoding PLP-dependent aminotransferase family protein, whose translation MEPIELVGRLGRWASGRGPLYALLAERLRQLIDEGDLAPGELLLPDRALAAALSVGRSTVVAAYDQLAAQGRIVRRQGSGTRVAGVRAANPPAATGAPMFLHLLEPRDGTLMLACAAPVVPPPELVNAYSAMLPRLAAATGIGYHPTGLFELRQALAVRYSQRGTPTRPEQILVTSGGQQALSLLARAFVAPGDPVLVEAPTYPGALEVFHEQAAKLHTLPVGMAGFEAAVRRYRPALAYVVPTFHNPTGAVLSSLQRQHLAAVAARAGVPLIEDEILTDLAFPETEPPPAGPDSVVSIGSLSKVLWGGLRIGWVRADEPLISRLARFRAVHDLGGNVPAQLAATVLVAELDELRQRRAVQLKTNHDLLVSALAEHLPDWIVPSVSGGQTLWIRLPYGDGASFAQVALREGVAVLPGDGLDASGGSRDRLRVHFQADITDLVDGVHRLASAWKAYRPPQQRAGHPPTLAI comes from the coding sequence ATGGAACCAATCGAGCTGGTCGGGCGGCTCGGACGCTGGGCGTCCGGACGTGGACCGCTCTATGCCCTGCTTGCGGAGCGGCTTCGGCAGCTCATCGATGAGGGCGATCTCGCTCCGGGTGAGCTGTTGCTGCCCGACCGCGCACTGGCAGCTGCCTTGTCGGTCGGGCGTAGCACGGTGGTAGCTGCCTACGACCAGCTGGCCGCGCAAGGCCGGATCGTCAGGCGACAAGGCAGCGGCACCCGCGTTGCCGGAGTGCGCGCCGCGAACCCGCCGGCGGCTACAGGCGCGCCGATGTTTCTTCATCTGCTGGAGCCGCGGGATGGGACGCTCATGCTGGCCTGCGCTGCTCCAGTCGTGCCGCCGCCCGAGCTGGTGAATGCGTACTCCGCAATGCTGCCGCGGCTGGCCGCGGCTACCGGCATCGGCTATCACCCGACCGGGTTATTCGAACTTCGACAGGCACTGGCCGTTCGCTACAGCCAGCGTGGAACGCCTACTCGGCCGGAGCAGATCCTGGTGACCAGCGGTGGCCAACAGGCCCTCAGCTTGTTGGCGCGGGCGTTCGTTGCTCCGGGCGATCCGGTCCTGGTTGAGGCGCCGACCTACCCGGGCGCGCTGGAGGTCTTCCACGAGCAGGCGGCGAAGCTGCACACCCTTCCCGTCGGAATGGCCGGCTTTGAGGCTGCAGTGCGTCGATACAGGCCGGCCCTCGCATACGTGGTCCCTACCTTCCACAACCCAACTGGTGCGGTGCTCAGCTCACTCCAGCGGCAGCATCTGGCCGCGGTCGCCGCGCGAGCCGGCGTGCCGCTGATCGAGGACGAAATCCTGACGGACCTGGCCTTCCCGGAGACAGAGCCGCCGCCGGCCGGACCGGACAGCGTCGTCTCTATCGGCTCGCTGAGTAAGGTCCTCTGGGGCGGGTTGCGGATCGGCTGGGTACGAGCGGATGAACCGCTCATCTCCCGACTGGCCCGCTTCCGCGCGGTCCACGATCTGGGCGGAAACGTGCCGGCCCAACTGGCTGCGACCGTGCTCGTGGCGGAACTCGACGAGCTGCGCCAACGGCGGGCGGTTCAACTGAAGACGAACCACGATCTGCTGGTGTCCGCGCTAGCCGAGCACTTGCCCGACTGGATCGTGCCCTCGGTGTCGGGCGGTCAGACGTTGTGGATACGTCTGCCGTACGGCGACGGCGCCTCGTTCGCGCAGGTGGCGCTCCGGGAGGGCGTGGCCGTGCTTCCAGGTGACGGGTTGGACGCTTCCGGCGGTAGCCGCGACCGTCTGAGAGTGCACTTCCAGGCCGACATCACCGACCTGGTGGACGGCGTACACCGGCTGGCCTCGGCCTGGAAGGCATATCGACCACCTCAGCAACGGGCCGGCCACCCGCCGACGCTAGCGATCTGA